The following coding sequences are from one Triticum dicoccoides isolate Atlit2015 ecotype Zavitan chromosome 4A, WEW_v2.0, whole genome shotgun sequence window:
- the LOC119284358 gene encoding B3 domain-containing protein Os06g0107800-like, translated as MALTAGWESRGAAQEVGGGVELARSGKGGNGEERIRREHMFDKVVTPSDVGKLNRLVVPKQFAERHILPRLLGGAARAACPGAVLRFEDGRGGGKEWAFRFSYWGSSQSYVMTKGWSAFVRDRRLAAGDTVSFCRAGARLFIDCRRRGAGIVASAPVTRLLVPAVVPRVVTLMPQRSTSSDERAPRGRCVRLFGVDLELAGAQPLPLDLQLALMRR; from the coding sequence ATGGCGTTGACGGCCGGATGGGAGAGCAGAGGGGCAGCGCAAGAGGTGGGAGGAGGAGTCGAGCTGGCGCGCAGCGGCAAGGGTGGCAATGGCGAAGAGAGGATCAGGCGGGAGCACATGTTCGACAAGGTGGTGACGCCGAGCGACGTGGGCAAGCTGAACCGGCTGGTGGTGCCGAAGCAGTTCGCGGAGCGGCACATCCTCCCGCGGCTGCtcggcggcgcggcgagggcggCCTGCCCGGGCGCCGTGCTACGGTTCGAGGACGGCCGCGGCGGGGGGAAGGAGTGGGCGTTCCGCTTCTCCTACTGGGGCAGCAGCCAGAGCTACGTCATGACCAAAGGGTGGAGCGCCTTCGTCCGCGACCgccggctcgccgccggcgacaccGTCTCCTTCTGCCGCGCCGGCGCACGCCTCTTCATCGACTGCCGACGGCGTGGCGCCGGAATAGTAGCCTCGGCGCCGGTGACACGCCTCCTCGTGCCAGCGGTGGTGCCGCGAGTTGTCACGCTCATGCCGCAGCGGTCGACGTCCTCAGACGAGAGGGCGCCGCGCGGCCGGTGCGTCCGGCTGTTCGGCGTGGACCTCGAGCTCGCCGGCGCCCAGCCGCTGCCGCTGGATTTGCAGCTAGCTTTGATGAGAAGATGA